The DNA window ATTTCTTCATGCCTCAATGTTCTGGGTTGATGGAGTCCACTTCAAATACTGAGAATGCCAGTGATGAGTTTTGAAAAtattaaagtttttattttttacataacatGTGAACTCGAGTCAATATCCTAAAAAATGAAGCCTTTACTTCTTGGTTTCTTAGACTGTAGATAAGAGGGTTGAGCATTGGTGTCACCACACTGTAGAAGAGAGCCAGAAATCGGTCAACATCTAGAGAATACAGGGATCGAGGTCTAAGGTACATGAAAGAAGCTGTACCATAGAAAAGGGTGACGGAAGTCAGGTGAGATACACAAGTGGAATATGCTTTACCTCGATTGTCCACATAGGTCATTTTCAGTAGAGTTGAGAGGATCCGGGTGTATGATCCTATAATGAGAAGGAAGGGTGTCAGAAGGATGGCCACACAAACGCTGAAGATAGCAATCTCATTCAGGTATGTTTCCGAGCATGCAAGCTTCAGGACTGGTGGTATGTCACAAAAAAAGTGGTCAATGACATTTGGTCCACAGTAGGGTAGGCTGAAGATAAACATGGTCTGCCCCATGGAAAGTAGAGCCCCAGACAACCACGAAAAGGCAGAAAGACGACAACAGTTCTGAGCACTCATAACCAAGCTATAATAAAGAGGTCTACAAATGGCGGTGAAACGGTCAAAGGCCATGACGGCCAGAAGAAGACATTCAGTGGTTCCCAATGACAAGAAGAAGAACATCTGAAAGGCACAACCAAGAAATGAGATTTTCTTTTCCTTCGATAGAAGGTTTGCCAGAATTTTTGGCATGGTGACCGATGAGTAGATGGTCTCTAAGATGGAGAGGTTGCACAAGAAGAAGTACATGGGGGAATGCAAAGCGAGATCCGTATGCACAATGTAGACAACAGCTCCATTACCAATCAGGGTGGCCAAGTAtacgaagaagaggaagaagaaaatgGGAAGACGAACATCTGTGAAAGCTGAGAAGCCAAGGATGATAAAGTCAGTCACGGCCGTATGGTTCATCATTGATCTCATAATGTCAATCAGACCTCTACCGTTACCCTGCAGGATAAACAGCATCACCTTAGATGGAGACACCTCAGCTCATGAAGAACATCTTACTCTTGGTACTACCAGAAATCCGAATATTTGAAGAAGGCCCATGCTTGGACAGAAACATCACAACATCCATGGATCGATTATACATCTTAAACATAAAATGAGTCATACTCACCTTATCGATCACCGGTTCCCACACGTCCTAGTTCCCCACTGGTCTCTTTATATCCTGTTGCACACACATATGACTGCTGCTGACAATCACCTCTGCCCGAAAGTCATTGTCAGATGCAGCCAAATGTCTGTGTTGGATTTGACAAAGCAAATTTAGAGACCAGAAGGGCCCAGATCTGGATGGAGTGGGATTGATAAGTTGAGTATGATTTATTTAGCCAATTTTACCcaattttttttttggtggggtgtGATGAACAACCATCTTAAAAGTTAACCTTCCTGCTTGAAACCACCTTTAGAGGGAGCTTCCTTCATTCAGTGTCTACATTGTGGTCCATGTCCGGTATCAGTGAATTGAAATGTTGGTCCTTCAAGCCAACGGCAACACGAGTTGGGATGCAGAGTCCAAGGCAAACGGGTAATCAGAGGTGAAGCTGTGGGTCACAGCCAAGAGTCAGACAACAGATACTAGAGCAGGGCAGAAACGAAGCAAGGAGTGAAGGCAAAGATAAGGATTCGTGAGCCAAACTTGAGGTACTGGACAAATGGCCTTGGAGAAAGGCAAAGTCAGGACCAAGACTAAATACAGGAGTCAATGGAAACAGATGGGATCCATACCTTACTCACCAGGTGGTATCCAATAAAAGAGTAGGGATCCACTTTAAAAAGGCCTGATGAAATCGGGAGGGACTGATCACATTGCCAGCCCAATACAAACGGATGGCCATGGGAAGCTGGAGAAGAGTGGTGAGACTCAGAGTCAACCTGCCTTCAAAGATTACCCAAACCCAAACACCCGCAGAGACCCATTACTGGACGGAGTATGGGGAGTGACACACTGACCTCAATAATATTACAGTATGTGAagtgctccccttagtggtggtttCAGACAGAATTATATTGCTACCTCTATGGCGATGCAAGGGATTTGGATCTGAATATTAAAGTCTGAAGTGTTAATGATCCCAGGTATAGCAGAATGTAAAAGGGGAACCTCCAGTATAAATCACATACACTATAAGGAGAAAAATATCAGGCACATATCCTAATAATTGAACTCAGGTTTTTCTTTTAGCCCCATTGCCCCTGGCCCTGTTGTATAATGTCCAACCCTTCGCTATGCTGTCTGCTTTTACTAACAAGTAACACAATGGCTGGCGGTTAAGAGATCATTGATAAGTTACAGAGCAGGGtcaccgagtgctgaggagcagagggcagaaaagtttccaccgctctgctgaccccataactgcagagtccagacctcctctggtgacatcagcacaaacactgctcctgccgggagcttcatggccgagcagctgcagccgtacatcaccaagcagtgTAAAGCTGTCACCACTGGACTcaactgtacatcaccaagcacaatgccgagcgtcaGATGGAACGGTGTAAAGCTGCTGTCACTGAACCCAGCCTC is part of the Anomaloglossus baeobatrachus isolate aAnoBae1 chromosome 9, aAnoBae1.hap1, whole genome shotgun sequence genome and encodes:
- the LOC142251900 gene encoding olfactory receptor 10C1-like; the encoded protein is MRSMMNHTAVTDFIILGFSAFTDVRLPIFFFLFFVYLATLIGNGAVVYIVHTDLALHSPMYFFLCNLSILETIYSSVTMPKILANLLSKEKKISFLGCAFQMFFFLSLGTTECLLLAVMAFDRFTAICRPLYYSLVMSAQNCCRLSAFSWLSGALLSMGQTMFIFSLPYCGPNVIDHFFCDIPPVLKLACSETYLNEIAIFSVCVAILLTPFLLIIGSYTRILSTLLKMTYVDNRGKAYSTCVSHLTSVTLFYGTASFMYLRPRSLYSLDVDRFLALFYSVVTPMLNPLIYSLRNQEVKASFFRILTRVHMLCKK